The Triticum aestivum cultivar Chinese Spring chromosome 3A, IWGSC CS RefSeq v2.1, whole genome shotgun sequence genome includes a region encoding these proteins:
- the LOC123058551 gene encoding B3 domain-containing protein Os03g0212300-like has protein sequence MAGLEGFEFFEIVTEKSCSRQRLPDKFAKMLAGREPHKVKLREAGSGLHRMWEVLVVFDGEGHMYLWPGWEHFARAHELQLEYFLVFRYDGDTMFTVKMFDNTMCRMYYQHDNDASNGSSSGDDEEQSRDDDEEQSRNDEQSGDDEEQSGDDEEQPILADDDPAMVVADDDLAMVVADDDLAMVVADDDLAMVVVDDDLAMVVADDDLAMVAAPAIP, from the exons ATGGCTggcttggaaggtttcgagttcttcgagatcgtaactgagaaatcttgcagtaggcag AGGTTGCCTGACAAGTTTGCGAAGATGCTCGCCGGCCGTGAGCCCCACAAAGTGAAGCTGCGggaggccggcagcgggcttcaCAGGATGTGGGAAGTGTTGGTGGTGTTTGATGGTGAAGGCCACATGTACTTATGGCCCGGCTGGGAGCATTTCGCCCGTGCACATGAGCTACAGCTCGAgtacttccttgtcttccgctACGACGGCGACACCATGTtcaccgtgaagatgttcgacaacaccatgtgccgcatgtactaccagcacgacaacgatgcca gcaatgggagcagcagcggggatgacgaggagcagagcagggatgacgacgaggagcagaGCAGGAATGAcgagcagagcggggatgacgaggagcagagcggggatgacgaggagcagcctattctggctgacgacgaccctgctatggtggtggcggatgacgaccttgctatggtggtggcggacgacgacctcgctatggtggtggcggacgacgacctcgcgatggtggtggtggacgatgaccttgctatggtggtggcggacgacgacctcgcgatggTGGCGGCGCCTGCAATCCCATAG